A section of the Macadamia integrifolia cultivar HAES 741 chromosome 9, SCU_Mint_v3, whole genome shotgun sequence genome encodes:
- the LOC122089123 gene encoding isocitrate dehydrogenase [NADP] isoform X2, with translation MALEKIKVANPIVEMDGDEMTRVFWQSIKEKLIFPFLELEIKYFDLGLTYRDATDDKVTVESAEATLKYNVAIKCATITPDEARVKEFNLKQMWKSPNGTIRNILNGTVFREPIICKNVPKLVPGWTKPICIGRHAFGDQYRATDAVIKGPGKLKLVFVPEGNGETTELEVYNFKGDGGVALSMYNTDESIRAFAEASMSTAFEKKWPLYLSTKNTILKKYDGRFKDIFQEVYEAGWKSKYEAAGIWYEHRLIDDMVAYALKSEGGYVWACKNYDGDVQSDFLAQGFGSLGLMTSVLVCPDGKTIEAEAAHGTVTRHFRVHQKGGETSTNSIASIFAWSRGLAHRAKLDDNARLLDFTEKLEAACVGAVESGKMTKDLAILIHGPKATRDQYLNTEEFIDAVAEELKARLSGKSKAE, from the exons GGGATGAAATGACTCGAGTATTTTGGCAATCAATTAAGGAGAAG CTTATTTTCCCCTTTCTGGAGTTGGAAATAAAGTACTTTGACCTTGGACTGACTTACCGTGATGctactgatgataaagttacaGTTGAAAGTGCAGAGGCCACTCTTAA GTATAATGTAGCAATCAAGTGTGCAACTATAACTCCAG ATGAAGCTCGTGTCAAAGAGTTTAACTTGAAACAGATGTGGAAGAGTCCGAATGGGACAATTAGGAATATTTTGAATG GAACTGTGTTCAGAGAGCCAATTATCTGCAAAAACGTCCCCAAGCTTGTCCCAG GTTGGACAAAACCCATATGCATTGGACGACATGCTTTTGGTGACCAATACCGAGCAACAGATGCTGTTATCAAGGGACCTggaaaactcaaattggtattTG TACCAGAAGGAAATGGTGAAACGACAGAATTGGAGGTTTACAACTTCAAGGGTGATGGAGGTGTTGCTCTATCCATGTATAACACTGATGAG TCCATCCGCGCTTTTGCTGAGGCATCGATGAGCAcagcttttgaaaaaaaatggccTCTTTATCTTAGTACAAAGAATACAATCCTTAAGAAGTACGATGGAAG GTTTAAGGACATTTTCCAAGAAGTTTATGAAGCTGGCTGGAAATCCAAGTATGAAGCTGCAGGGATATG GTATGAGCATCGACTCATTGATGATATGGTTGCCTACGCACTGAAGAGTGAAGGTGGTTATGTATGGGCATGCAAGAACTATGATGGTGATGTGCAGAGTGATTTCTTAGCTCAAG GTTTTGGATCGCTGGGATTAATGACTTCAGTACTG GTGTGCCCTGATGGGAAGACCATTGAAGCTGAAGCAGCCCATGGCACAGTTACACGCCATTTCCGAGTTCATCAGAAAGGAGGTGAAACCAGTACAAACAGCATCGCATCAATCTTTGCTTGGTCACGAGGACTTGCACACAG GGCAAAGTTGGATGACAATGCTAGACTGCTAGATTTCACTGAGAAATTGGAAGCAGCATGTGTTGGAGCTGTGGAATCGGGGAAAATGACCAAGGATCTGGCTATTCTAATCCATGGACCTAA GGCTACCAGGGACCAGTATCTTAACACTGAAGAGTTCATTGATGCTGTGGCAGAGGAGCTGAAAGCTAGACTCTCTGGCAAATCGAA GGCTGAATAG
- the LOC122089123 gene encoding isocitrate dehydrogenase [NADP] isoform X3 has product MALEKIKVANPIVEMDGDEMTRVFWQSIKEKLIFPFLELEIKYFDLGLTYRDATDDKVTVESAEATLKYNVAIKCATITPDEARVKEFNLKQMWKSPNGTIRNILNGTVFREPIICKNVPKLVPGWTKPICIGRHAFGDQYRATDAVIKGPGKLKLVFVPEGNGETTELEVYNFKGDGGVALSMYNTDESIRAFAEASMSTAFEKKWPLYLSTKNTILKKYDGRFKDIFQEVYEAGWKSKYEAAGIWYEHRLIDDMVAYALKSEGGYVWACKNYDGDVQSDFLAQGFGSLGLMTSVLVCPDGKTIEAEAAHGTVTRHFRVHQKGGETSTNSIASIFAWSRGLAHRAKLDDNARLLDFTEKLEAACVGAVESGKMTKDLAILIHGPKATRDQYLNTEEFIDAVAEELKARLSGKSKL; this is encoded by the exons GGGATGAAATGACTCGAGTATTTTGGCAATCAATTAAGGAGAAG CTTATTTTCCCCTTTCTGGAGTTGGAAATAAAGTACTTTGACCTTGGACTGACTTACCGTGATGctactgatgataaagttacaGTTGAAAGTGCAGAGGCCACTCTTAA GTATAATGTAGCAATCAAGTGTGCAACTATAACTCCAG ATGAAGCTCGTGTCAAAGAGTTTAACTTGAAACAGATGTGGAAGAGTCCGAATGGGACAATTAGGAATATTTTGAATG GAACTGTGTTCAGAGAGCCAATTATCTGCAAAAACGTCCCCAAGCTTGTCCCAG GTTGGACAAAACCCATATGCATTGGACGACATGCTTTTGGTGACCAATACCGAGCAACAGATGCTGTTATCAAGGGACCTggaaaactcaaattggtattTG TACCAGAAGGAAATGGTGAAACGACAGAATTGGAGGTTTACAACTTCAAGGGTGATGGAGGTGTTGCTCTATCCATGTATAACACTGATGAG TCCATCCGCGCTTTTGCTGAGGCATCGATGAGCAcagcttttgaaaaaaaatggccTCTTTATCTTAGTACAAAGAATACAATCCTTAAGAAGTACGATGGAAG GTTTAAGGACATTTTCCAAGAAGTTTATGAAGCTGGCTGGAAATCCAAGTATGAAGCTGCAGGGATATG GTATGAGCATCGACTCATTGATGATATGGTTGCCTACGCACTGAAGAGTGAAGGTGGTTATGTATGGGCATGCAAGAACTATGATGGTGATGTGCAGAGTGATTTCTTAGCTCAAG GTTTTGGATCGCTGGGATTAATGACTTCAGTACTG GTGTGCCCTGATGGGAAGACCATTGAAGCTGAAGCAGCCCATGGCACAGTTACACGCCATTTCCGAGTTCATCAGAAAGGAGGTGAAACCAGTACAAACAGCATCGCATCAATCTTTGCTTGGTCACGAGGACTTGCACACAG GGCAAAGTTGGATGACAATGCTAGACTGCTAGATTTCACTGAGAAATTGGAAGCAGCATGTGTTGGAGCTGTGGAATCGGGGAAAATGACCAAGGATCTGGCTATTCTAATCCATGGACCTAA GGCTACCAGGGACCAGTATCTTAACACTGAAGAGTTCATTGATGCTGTGGCAGAGGAGCTGAAAGCTAGACTCTCTGGCAAATCGAAGTTGTAA
- the LOC122089123 gene encoding isocitrate dehydrogenase [NADP] isoform X1, with protein sequence MALEKIKVANPIVEMDGDEMTRVFWQSIKEKLIFPFLELEIKYFDLGLTYRDATDDKVTVESAEATLKYNVAIKCATITPDEARVKEFNLKQMWKSPNGTIRNILNGTVFREPIICKNVPKLVPGWTKPICIGRHAFGDQYRATDAVIKGPGKLKLVFVPEGNGETTELEVYNFKGDGGVALSMYNTDESIRAFAEASMSTAFEKKWPLYLSTKNTILKKYDGRFKDIFQEVYEAGWKSKYEAAGIWYEHRLIDDMVAYALKSEGGYVWACKNYDGDVQSDFLAQGFGSLGLMTSVLVCPDGKTIEAEAAHGTVTRHFRVHQKGGETSTNSIASIFAWSRGLAHRAKLDDNARLLDFTEKLEAACVGAVESGKMTKDLAILIHGPKATRDQYLNTEEFIDAVAEELKARLSGKSKLAE encoded by the exons GGGATGAAATGACTCGAGTATTTTGGCAATCAATTAAGGAGAAG CTTATTTTCCCCTTTCTGGAGTTGGAAATAAAGTACTTTGACCTTGGACTGACTTACCGTGATGctactgatgataaagttacaGTTGAAAGTGCAGAGGCCACTCTTAA GTATAATGTAGCAATCAAGTGTGCAACTATAACTCCAG ATGAAGCTCGTGTCAAAGAGTTTAACTTGAAACAGATGTGGAAGAGTCCGAATGGGACAATTAGGAATATTTTGAATG GAACTGTGTTCAGAGAGCCAATTATCTGCAAAAACGTCCCCAAGCTTGTCCCAG GTTGGACAAAACCCATATGCATTGGACGACATGCTTTTGGTGACCAATACCGAGCAACAGATGCTGTTATCAAGGGACCTggaaaactcaaattggtattTG TACCAGAAGGAAATGGTGAAACGACAGAATTGGAGGTTTACAACTTCAAGGGTGATGGAGGTGTTGCTCTATCCATGTATAACACTGATGAG TCCATCCGCGCTTTTGCTGAGGCATCGATGAGCAcagcttttgaaaaaaaatggccTCTTTATCTTAGTACAAAGAATACAATCCTTAAGAAGTACGATGGAAG GTTTAAGGACATTTTCCAAGAAGTTTATGAAGCTGGCTGGAAATCCAAGTATGAAGCTGCAGGGATATG GTATGAGCATCGACTCATTGATGATATGGTTGCCTACGCACTGAAGAGTGAAGGTGGTTATGTATGGGCATGCAAGAACTATGATGGTGATGTGCAGAGTGATTTCTTAGCTCAAG GTTTTGGATCGCTGGGATTAATGACTTCAGTACTG GTGTGCCCTGATGGGAAGACCATTGAAGCTGAAGCAGCCCATGGCACAGTTACACGCCATTTCCGAGTTCATCAGAAAGGAGGTGAAACCAGTACAAACAGCATCGCATCAATCTTTGCTTGGTCACGAGGACTTGCACACAG GGCAAAGTTGGATGACAATGCTAGACTGCTAGATTTCACTGAGAAATTGGAAGCAGCATGTGTTGGAGCTGTGGAATCGGGGAAAATGACCAAGGATCTGGCTATTCTAATCCATGGACCTAA GGCTACCAGGGACCAGTATCTTAACACTGAAGAGTTCATTGATGCTGTGGCAGAGGAGCTGAAAGCTAGACTCTCTGGCAAATCGAAGTT GGCTGAATAG
- the LOC122089145 gene encoding uncharacterized protein LOC122089145, which yields MVACSYRVPCPLSRNYCFSLNSRRHKLLQSTHFASRKPFNPSIICLGIGVENIAEIAQNKVLVAAAISGAIGQLSKPFTSSILYGKDVNFKAASSSGGFPSTHSSGVVAAATSLALERGFSDSIFGMSVVFAVLVMYDAQGLRWEVGNHAQVLNRKLLEAQQTPIPRREKDNDDLIDSKPGKSSIKSESLVPLISSSENGNPYISNPEDAATPIRSEDTTSRSSIMLSTSFTAESEKSLTKASNSYIPLKESIGHTQVEVLAGALLGFLVSLAVHFLM from the exons ATGGTCGCGTGCTCTTACAGAGTGCCTTGTCCTCTGTCTAGGAACTACTGCTTCTCCTTAAACTCAAGAAGGCACAAGCTTCTCCAAAGTACCCACTTTGCGTCTCGAAAACCATTTAATCCATCCATCATTTGCCTCGGAATTGGAGTTGAAAATATTGCAGAAATAGCCCAGAACAAG GTCTTGGTTGCAGCTGCTATTTCTGGGGCAATTGGGCAACTTTCCAAACCTTTCACTTCATCGATTCTTTACGGCAAAGATGTTAATTTTAAAGCTGCTTCCAGCTCTGGTGGATTCCCTTCCACTCATTCTTCT GGGGTTGTGGCAGCTGCAACTTCCCTTGCCCTTGAAAG GGGTTTTTCAGATTCAATATTTGGGATGTCTGTAGTTTTCGCCGTCCTTGTCATGTATGATGCCCAG GGTTTAAGATGGGAAGTAGGGAATCATGCACAGGTTCTAAACAGGAAACTGCTAGAGGCCCAACAAACCCCAATTCCCCGCAGAGAAAAGGACAATGATGACCTCATTGATTCTAAACCTGGAAAATCTTCCATAAAATCAGAGAGCCTTGTTcctctcatctcttcatctGAGAATGGAAATCCTTACATATCAAACCCAGAAGATGCTGCTACTCCAATCAGATCAGAGGACACAACCTCCAGATCGAGTATAATGCTTTCAACGAGCTTCACAGCTGAGAGCGAGAAATCATTAACGAAAGCTTCTAATAGTTACATCCCATTGAAAGAGTCAATCGGGCACACACAGGTAGAAGTTTTAGCCGGTGCTTTGCTGGGTTTTCTTGTTAGCTTAGCAGTCCATTTCTTAATGTAA